In Mus musculus strain C57BL/6J chromosome 1, GRCm38.p6 C57BL/6J, a single genomic region encodes these proteins:
- the 3110040M04Rik gene encoding uncharacterized protein LOC73176 codes for MALGAELSETLVEKPEHMNLEMSILAPSKRKQLLDKKAEDKQPPESRGNNGRSSKSSPMGKDNTWPSPEAKVPSQKRSGQSWAVSSCGPHKRSSKLEDKRRNRPSRFRERGRDKPGSTHKRDSSHTKLHVKDRRSQPRSPVRTLKRSRSGDRQGVPHNSAKRRRQTSPPEASSLPTFSLLMSRVFTNVDALQVSLDDLQAPGGAFLRVPSSSTEPSVSQRAWLTWQLSHAGAALHWALHTVNSILTAQASLPRYTWPQGYSFTADPRPVPTSKIQASQLAQRPGDLASPNPSVDTRSILG; via the coding sequence atggccCTGGGAGCAGAATTGAGTGAAACGCTAGTCGAGAAGCCTGAACATATGAATTTAGAGATGTCCATCCTGGCTCCTTCCAAGAGAAAGCAGCTCCTAGACAAGAAGGCAGAAGACAAACAGCCCCCTGAGAGTCGGGGTAACAATGGCAGGAGTTCCAAGTCCTCTCCCATGGGCAAAGACAACACCTGGCCAAGTCCGGAGGCTAAGGTCCCCAGTCAGAAGCGATCTGGGCAAAGCTGGGCTGTCTCCTCCTGCggaccccacaagagaagcagcaAGCTGGAGGACAAGAGGAGGAACAGACCATCTCGcttcagagagagaggaagggacaagCCGGGGTCCACCCACAAAAGAGATTCCTCGCACACAAAACTGCATGTAAAGGACCGAAGGTCCCAGCCAAGATCTCCTGTGAGGACTCTGAAGCGCAGTCGCTCTGGAGACAGGCAAGGTGTCCCGCACAACTCTGCCAAGAGACGCAGACAGACTTCTCCTCCAGAAGCCAGCTCATTACCAACATTCTCGCTGCTCATGTCCAGAGTCTTCACCAACGTGGATGCCTTGCAGGTGAGCCTGGACGACCTGCAAGCCCCCGGAGGTGCCTTCCTGCGTGTGCCCTCAAGCAGCACGGAGCCCAGTGTCTCGCAGCGGGCCTGGCTCACTTGGCAACTGTCCCATGCAGGAGCCGCACTGCACTGGGCCCTTCACACAGTCAATTCCATCTTGACTGCGCAGGCCAGCCTGCCCAGATACACCTGGCCCCAAGGCTATTCCTTCACTGCTGACCCTAGACCCGTGCCCACCTccaagatccaggccagccaaCTGGCTCAGAGACCAGGCGACTTGGCATCTCCCAACCCTTCAGTGGATACAAGAAGCATCCTGGGCTGA